The following proteins are co-located in the Pyxidicoccus trucidator genome:
- a CDS encoding class II glutamine amidotransferase yields the protein MSVVLAALTSDPNLLRCELHRLSSQVLLQAEQRSNAVGVGAYAQDEVLLRRFASDGELTVDSLAPPHESEALLFHAARLPLGLSLEDNTQPFRARRWLFAHQGSVKGFEQLRAPLLESLPDHLQRQVRGGTDSEVLFALFLRQLRDVGRTDDPRLEARVAGRLLADTAREVAKVATEKGVTRASTLNLVATNGFVLAACRFGEEPLFYTRLEGSAECELCGVTPGTPETQPAVGAHRRRRTVVVASHLKRPSGWVELPQGTTLVVGQDLQVAHLNGA from the coding sequence CAGCCAGGTGCTCTTGCAGGCAGAGCAGCGTTCCAACGCCGTGGGGGTGGGCGCGTATGCCCAGGACGAGGTGCTGCTGCGGCGCTTCGCCAGCGATGGCGAGCTCACGGTGGACTCGCTTGCCCCGCCCCACGAATCCGAAGCGCTGCTCTTCCACGCCGCCCGGCTGCCGCTGGGCCTGTCGCTGGAGGACAACACGCAGCCGTTCCGGGCGCGCCGCTGGCTGTTCGCGCACCAGGGGAGCGTGAAGGGCTTCGAGCAGCTGCGCGCGCCACTGCTGGAGTCCCTGCCGGACCACCTGCAGCGGCAGGTGCGGGGCGGCACCGACAGCGAGGTGCTCTTCGCCCTCTTCCTGCGCCAGTTGAGGGACGTGGGCCGTACGGATGATCCACGACTGGAGGCCCGCGTCGCCGGGCGCCTGCTGGCGGATACCGCGCGCGAGGTGGCGAAGGTCGCCACCGAGAAGGGCGTGACGCGCGCCTCCACGCTCAACCTGGTGGCCACCAATGGCTTCGTCCTGGCGGCGTGCCGCTTTGGCGAGGAGCCGCTCTTCTACACGCGGCTGGAGGGCTCGGCGGAGTGCGAGCTGTGTGGCGTGACGCCTGGTACCCCCGAGACACAGCCCGCGGTGGGCGCGCACCGGCGCCGACGCACGGTGGTGGTGGCCAGCCACCTGAAGCGTCCGTCGGGCTGGGTGGAGCTGCCTCAGGGCACCACGCTGGTGGTGGGGCAGGACCTTCAGGTGGCGCACCTCAACGGAGCGTGA